In the genome of Opitutales bacterium, the window TTTCCGGCAGCTTCGGTAGCTGTCTTGAATCGAATGCGGACCTCCCATCCTATATCGAGTCTACCCATATAACCAAAACAGTAACATCCATGCCAGAAATCGAAAAGAAAGACGATGAGGCGCATCTGGAAACCCCTGAGAGCTCACAGCAGCCGGAACAGCCGATTGCCGCAGAAGAGAGCAATCCAGTAGGGGAAAGCACAGTAGCAGAGGAGCCCCTCCAGAGCCCTGCTGATACGACACCCGAAGCCTCCGAGGAGGTATCTGAGTACACTGAAAAAACAGAGCTTCCAGAGCCTGAAATAGAAACAGAGACCGTTGCGGAAGCAGCCCCCGAGTCGGTGGCTGAGACCCCGGTCTCTCGTCCACGTCGCGGTCGCCGCGGTCGAGGATTCAGCGGTGTAAAAGCCGCCGCACAAGCAGAAGAAACATCTGCAGCTGCCTTGAGTGAGGTAACTGTGGAAGCCGGAATCCGTGATGCGCTCAGCGAGCGCGTTTCCAAGATTAAAGCCTCAGGCAAGGTCGAGATGGACTCGGCTCGCGAGCATACGCGCGGAGAGTCTGGCGACGAGGAGCGGAAGCCCCGTCGTCCGCGCCGCCCCCGTGAGCGTCGCAACTCAGATCGTTCTGAAAAACCTGAGAGAAAAGAGAGCTCACGTTTCGAGGATGCGGATGGTAAGAAAGATCGTCCTATCAAAGATAAATTCGTGAAGCGTCGCCCTGAGCAGCGGACAGATAATGCTAAAGGCAGAAGACCTCGCAACACTCCGGTGAAAATGGATTTCACCTCTGAGCCCGAGAAGCCGTCTTTGGTGACACGCATGAAGGGGATGTTCTCCGGGATCTTTGGTGGTAGTGAAAACGCCGCGAAGGAGGAACCCAAGTCGCGTCCTAACCGCCGAGATGGACGCGGTGAAGGCTCTCCGAAGCGAGGACCGCGCGGAGGCAGACCTTCTGGGCGTAATAGCGGAGATCGCAGCCCTCGTGGGAAAGGTAATGGATCAGCTCAAGGACGGTCCAATGGTCGGCGCCGCCCTCGCGGTTCTGGAAACCGTCGCCCACGTAACTCAGGCGCAACGGCCTCCAAGGAATCTAAGGAATCTTAGAGCTATACATGACTGACTTATCATCAAGGCCCCGCGATGTCGGGGCCTTTTTTTGCGCCCTCTCGTAAGCCGCTGAGCTGAAATTTTCAGGAAATAGGTTCTGGTTCATGACAAAGATTTTCAAAGCACTTTAAAAATTTACTGGAAAAGTTACGTTTCCGTGTCATCAGTTTTGCAGCCTTTGAGGCCGAAACCGAACTAACCTCCCAACACACGTTCCAAGACCAACTATGTCCTTGTTTAACTATTCAAGACCCCGTGATGACGCGGGGCCCAACCAACAGCGCGATTCAGAGCGCGATGGCGATAGTCCGTCATTCTCGCGCAGACCACGCTTCCGCGCTTCTCACAAAGCCTACGTGAAGACGATGTTCTTCAGCACTGAACATGCTGAGGTCAGACCTCTTGCTGGAAATTTCTCTCGCGGTTTCCTCCGCTGGAGTTCTGGAGGCAAGTCATTCCGCATGCTCAAGGTCGGTGACGGCGATCGTAACCCGGTCGAAGGTCCCGAAGAGGAGCAGTATGTCAGTAAGGGTGTCGCTTATTTCCGTGCCCAATTCGATGTCACGCTGTTAAGCGCGGACTTTGAGGAGGATCCCGTGAATGTATTCATAGGATACAAGCTCTATGCACCCGAAAATTGTATACACAAGGCAGCCTTCATCCCAGGTGGACTGCATCGCTTTTATTTAGAGCACCATTACCACATGGACGGATGGATGCGTCGCGCTGGATTTGCCTTTGTAAAGGATGGCGAGGAGATCTCTCTGTTTAACCACCACCCAGATACAGACCCAGCTTTTTATGTCCTCCGTAATGATGGGGGTGAGATCACTGTTCAAAAGCAATAGTCTCAATCTATAGATATCTATTTGAGCGCGCGGCCCTGGCATATTTTGGCAGGGCCGTTTTGTTTCTGGTTGAGCATCGATCTGGTTTCTATTCTTTGAGTATTTGTCGACCTGAGCGTCGATCCAACCTCACTGCGTGTTGTGTTCAAAATCCTTTTAAAAATCTTTGGTGTTCTTTTGCTGATCGGCTTGGTCCTTGGCGGTACTTACACAGCGACGCTTTTAGGACCAAAGAAGGTGGATCGTAGTTCTAGTTTAACGCGGTCTACGGAGAAGCAGGAGGAGGCAGAGGCGCTCATCGAGCGGAGCCGGCAGCTCGAATTGGAGTTTGATGCTTTCACCAATGATCGAGAGCCGACGCGTGCGGAGCTCGATAAACTCAGGGAGGCTGTCGCACTGATTGATAATGCGCGAGCAATCACCACATTTTATGAGGCGGATCTGGTCGATCGCCAAGAATCGATGCTTGCCACCTATCAAGATGGCATGGCACGTCTTTTGAAGGCAGACTCTGAGGACGAGGAGCAAAGCGCCATTTCTTTTGAAAAAGAAGGGAAAATTCAGGAGGCACAGTTTGCGTACCGTCGTGCGTATAATTTACAACTGCGCGCCAATAGCGAATACACTGGGAGCCGTTTCGTAGATGTCGGTCGTGCGACGCGTTTATCGCGCAAAATTACATCGCTGGAGGCCGAGCCGATCTATCGGTCTTCTTTGGAAAATGAAGAAGCGGCTAGAAATGCTTTTGAAGGGGGCGATTGGATTCAGGCTCGCCAGTTTTTGCGTATGGCCATCCTGGAGCAGCAGCGCCTGAATCAAGAATTTCGCGGCACTCAGCAGGCGAGCATGACACGATTGAGTCGACTCGAAACGCTAGACGTAACCTATCGATCCGCACAGGCTTATTCGCAGGTGGAAAAACGCATCAAAGAGGCGGAGGAGCTTTTTGCGCTCAGGAGCTGGGAGGATGCCGCGCGTGTATTTGACGATGCACGCCGCCGTCAGCGTAAAATAAATGAGGCGTTCCCAGATAGCGCCTATGCATCCACTGAGCGTGTTCTTGAACTTGAGGGACGCCGCCAATCGGCGCTCAGTAAGCCATTTTACCAGGAAATTATAGCTGGTGTTGCGTTGATCGATGTCGCCCTCAAGCAACGTGAGGTGAACGCTGCAATCCGAACTATTCAGCAGATCAGCGAGACAAGTGACCTCATGCGAAATGATTTTCCACGTCATGGGCACGATCTCGACGAGATTGTTTTGAAGTTGGCCTATCTCAACGTGAACCAGGGGCGGATTCCTGAGATCCATCAATGGGTGGACACAAATTCAGCGCCTATTCCAAATCGCTCAAATCTGCGACTTGCGAATCGCGAGGTGAATCAGCAGCTCTACACGTGGATTATGGGAAATAACCCATCGACCTATTTTGGCGAGGAACTGCATGTCTCTAGTATCTCCTTCGCGGAAGCTCAGACTTTTTGCCAACGCCTAGGATGGCTCTTGGGAGCCCCTGTTCGCTTGCCCAGCGTCGAGGAATATCGTCTAGCACTTGGGGAGGTAAGTCTGGCAGAAATTGTGTCCAGCCAGAGAGGGTTGGACGATCCTGCTACACAGCCCTCAGGATACGGCGATGCAAACCAATATGGCTTCTATAATTTACTGGGTAATGTTGCCGAGTGGATATCTGCGACAGAGGTCTTTGGTGGCGACGCGAGTATGACCCCCGAACAGTTGGTCGCTGTGCCGGTCGAAACTATTGCTGTCGGTACAACGTCGCGGTTAATTGGATTACGCTTTCTAGTCGAAGCGCCGTAGTATGCACTGGCACCAATTTAAAGAACCCTTTCTCCTATTGTGAGACGCACTATTCTAGTACTTCGAATCTGTTTTGTATTGGCGAGTTTGATCGCCGGTGGGCTGATCGCCTACTTAAACTCTGACGATCAAGCATGGGTCACAGTCTTAGTCGCCTTCCTCCTGTCAGTATTTGTGGTGCTCGTCGATGTGCTATTGAAGGGCTTCTCAATCCGTGGATTGACGGCGGCTTCTTTGGGGCTGGCCATGGGAGCGCTCATTTCGTTTTTGGTAGGGACGTCTCCGTTTTTCGAGCCCCTCGAGTCGGATCCTGATCTCGGCCCTAATGTGTATCTGGTCCGGTTGATATTGTTCTGTGCCTTATCCTATATCTGTGCGGTTATTGCGCTCCGTGGTAAAGACGAACTGAACATGATTATTCCCTACGTTCGTTTCTCTAAGCAAGAGCATCGAGCTAACTTGGCCGTGGTAGATACGAGCGCGTTAATCGATGGGCGCTTGGCCCGTATCTGTGAATCGGGCTGGATGGGTTTTGCCTTGGTCGTGCCTCAGTTTGTCATAGATGAGTTGCACGGCATCGCTGAGTCAAAAGATAGCAGCAAGCGCGCTAAAGGCCAGCACGGCATCGAAACGCTTAATCTCATACGGCAGATGGATCAGGTAGACCTTCAAGTACCGGATAGTGATATTGAGAAAGGGACAGATGTAGAGGCTAAGGTTCTGTTCTTAGCCGAGTCGATGAACGCTTGCCTGCTGACGATAGACATTAATTTAGCAAAACTCGCTGAATTACGCGGTATTCCTTGGCTCAATGTTCAAGACTTGGCCCGAGCGCTTCAAAAGGAAGTGATTGTGGGGGATCGATTTGAAATCGATCTCGTCAAGCAGGGCAGGGAATCCGATCAAGCGGTCGGCTTTATTTCTGATGGTTCCATGGTCGTAGTAGGCCAAGCTAGCCAACACATCGGCTCACGTGTATCCTGTGAGGTAGAGTCCATCCTCCCGACGACGGGGGGACGGATGATGTTTGCTAAGTACCTAGCGGATCCAGTCTCAGTCTAGGTCCGAAGGATTGGGCAGGCGCTTGCGATAGGTTTCCCAGTCGTCTAGGATGAAGTCGATTACCGGTTTACCCACACGGTAGGCGGCTTCGAGCGAGGGGATAAACGCAGAATAGCCTCCTTTCTTTTCTCCACTCAGACTGGCTGCCGCAGAAATGCCTGGATACTGCATGGTAAAGTTTGACGCGGTGCGCAGAACTAGGAGACGAGAGACGTCGGCTTTTCCGGCGAGCGTTAAGCGTTCTAACGACGTATACGTTCCTGTGTCTTCCATGGCAGATGTTACAAATTCTCCCTTTCCATCGGTAAAGTAATCTGTCCAATCGTTTGCCCAGTCATTCATCAACTTGCCGTGCCAGAATGTCATGGCTGCAAGTTGATCTCCTTTGAGAACGAAAGGAGGTTTTTGAGCCATGGGATACCCGTCGTATTTGGCTCTGAGAATCTGCATCGCCTCTGTGTCTGGGATCTCTACGTCCTTGGTGAGCTGATAAGCAAATTCCACAAAATCCGGCTCAAGCTTGAATACTACTCCCTCAAGGTCGTCCTGGAGCGGCATTTCATACGGAGAGCTTTTGCGCAGTGGGATGTAACCTGTTTCCCATCCGGGCTCGATTTCCCGGGCATCGATGTGGTGCGAGAGGTCCCCATCTATCAGCCAATCTGCCCAAGCAGCGCTGCCGAGCGACGCGTCCTCGGGGTCGATCCCAGAAATCCCTGCTACCAGCCAGTAGGCTTCCGTAAGATCGAAGCGAGGGTCCATCCCTAGCGCCATGATGGAAGCCGTGCTGCGCGCTGTGCCGATTCCCGTTACCATACCCAGAACCCCTTTGTCTCGGTTGAACCGGAGGTCGCGAAATCCCGCAGGAAAAGGTATCGTCTCTTCGAGAGGGAAACGTTCGACCCAAAATTGGAATTCAGCGGGTCGGTCTCCAGTGTCCTCACCGATTTCGAACATCGCGACAATGACCGCTTTTATCGGAATCGGGTTCGTCTCTTGCGCCTCGAGCGGAGCAATCAGTGAGGCCAAAAGTGCAGCGAAGCTACAGAGATTGAGATGGTTTCTGACATTCATGATCACGGCTGAATAGGCAGGCTATGTGCCAAGATCTCACTTGGGTCTTTGCCCGCATCGAGCAATGTGCGTAAGGCCAGCGAACCGGCTCGTTTGGCGAGCCGGTTGCCATCGGAGCCCATCACAAGGGAGCAGTGGTAGAAGGCTGGCGGTGAGCATCCTAACGCTTCGTAGATTAAAATTTGCCGAGCCGTTGAGAGGAGTAGGTCGGCCCCGCGCACCACTTCGGTGATCGTCATGGCTAGATCGTCAATGACGACGGCGAGCTCGTAAGCTGGCCAGCCATCACGGCGCCAGACCAGAAAGTCACCAAAGTCCTGCCCTGCGACAAATCGTTGAAAGCCCATATTTTGGTCGTCGAAGCAAATCTCTCGGCCATCGGGAACGCGAAATCGCCAGTTTACAGTCCCAGGTTTGTCAACATTCCTCGGCTTATCAGTTCTCCAAGCAGGTGGGAATAGATGTTCGCCCGACGGGGCCAGCTTCGCAGATTGAGAAATCTCCTTCCGCGATTGTGGCGACGGATAAAGGAAACCGTCTTGCACGAGTTTTCGCCAGCCTTGCAGGTAGTCTCCGCGCTGATGACGCTCGCTTTGACGATATGGACTGTCCGCACCGCCGATGTCTGGACCTGCATCCCAGTCTAATCCAACCTTCCTTAAGTCTTCCATAGCAGCGTCTGCGAATTCTTTAGTGCAGCGTTGGCGATCGATGTCCTCGTCGCGAAAAATCAATATGCCGTTTTCTGCCCGGCACCGTGCATAGGCCTCGAAAAATGTGCTATAATGTCCCAAATGGAGAAACCCTGTGGGGGTAGGGGCGATGCGACCACGATAGACAGCGGGGCTTTGATTAGATTTAACCGTCGAGTCTGTCATTGATTTGTTTCCAAATGCCTGAATATTAGAAGGTTTTTGCCTGTCGCACGATTCAATGCCCATGACCTTTAAACAACTCCGCCTTAATAGAAAGCTCGTAAAAGCTCTCGCTGCAAAAGGTTATGAATCGCCTACTCCGATCCAGGAACAGGCCATTCCACATATTTTGAAGCAGAGCGATATGATCGGGTCTGCTCAGACTGGAACTGGAAAGACAGCCGCCTTCGCGCTGCCTACGATCCACTTACTGAAGCGGCATAAAAAGAAGCACCGCTCCTTGGTATTGACGCCGACGCGCGAGCTGGCCGTTCAGGTTTATGAACAATTCGAAGCATACAGTAACCTGACCGGTATCAAGCTTGCCATCATCTACGGAGGTGTCGGATATCAACAGCAATTGGATCAACTGCGCGCCCCAGCTGACGTGGTGATCGCCACGCCGGGTCGACTTTTGGACCATGAGGAGAAAGGTAATATCCATCTAAATGAAGTCGAAATACTCATCCTAGATGAGGTGGACCGCATGCTCGATCTCGGATTTATCGATGATGTGCGCCGCATCGAGAAGCTGTGTTCTCACAAGAAACGACAGACGCTGCTTTTCTCAGCTACCATTCCTGAGTCGGTGCGAAAACTGTCAAGCTGGGCCTTAGAAGATCCAGTTGAGGTCATTATTGGTGAGCGGAAAAGTCCGGCCGCGACGGTGGATCACAGCGTGTATCCGGTAGACCCCCTCCAGAAATTCGATCTCATGGTGGCCTTGATCGAGGGCATGGAGATAGAGAGCTTGATCGTCTTTACACGCACCCGAATCGGCGCAGATCGTATTACACGCTGGCTCAAAGAGCATGATTACCAGGTCTCGGTAATGCACAGCGACCTAAAGCAGACAGATCGTCTACAAGCGCTCCGTGACTTTAAAGAAGGCGAAACAAATATCCTCGTCGCGACCGACATCGCCTCACGTGGGCTTGATATCAAGGGGGTAACGCATGTTATCAACTATGATGTACCGCAGCACGCGGAAGACTACGTGCACCGGATCGGCCGTACAGGCCGAGCAAATACACAAGGTGTGGCCATCACATTGGCTTCCCCTGAAGAAAATCCCGAGCTGATGCGGATCGAGAAATATATTGATGGAGAGCTCGATCGCCGGAAACTGGAGGAGTTTCCCTATCGCTATGACCCGCTTCCAGCCAAGCCCAAGCCCAAGCGCAAGAAGCGCAATCGCGGTTTTCAGTAGGGCATAATGGTTTTCCAAACGCTAGAGCACCATCATCCGCTGGCGTCGATTTTTGACGCCATCTACCGCGTCGCTGATTTTTACCACGGTTTCAATATACCGCAGCATTGTGCTTTGGAGGAAAGCCACATCGAGCAGCGGTTCGCTGCGAGCGTTATTCAGCGATTGGATGACCGAGATGATTTCGCTATCGAAACTAATGTGAACACGCAGCGCTCGCAATACGTCGACATTGCGCCTGGGACACACAGGGCGATAGAGCCTGAGTGTGGCACGCATGAGCAAACGCAGCCGAGCGAGCGAATCGCCTAGAGCGTCTTGCAGTGCGGTTGCATCATGGCCTTTACGCAAATATACATCGCGAATGCGATGCAGTTCAGATTTGAGTTCGTGCTCTATCTGCTGGAGCAGATGGGTAGGCTTGACCTCAATCTCAGGGATCGGGTCCGCTCCCCAGAGCACCTGTCTGGCCTCTTTCATATCCAGGATTTCGAGGGCGAACGACTCGCCAGACATCATGAGGCGGTCCACCTCAAAGAGCAGAGGCATTGGGCATCCAGATGCTAGCCAACTCTTTAACCATGGGCGTAACTTCACCATAGATTCTCCATCGAGCTCTTTGAAGACGACAAGCAATGTTATTTCGTCCAGCTCAACCTCCTCATCCATTACGGCGGCGGGGCCGAAGATGATGACACTGCACAGGTTCTCAGGAAACGCCTTCGCCAGAGACTGGGCGGCTTTTTGAGTGAAGGCTGCGTGAGATTCTGAATGGAAATCGAAGCTCGCTTGGGTCATTTTTAGGGGGAGGAGGCTAGTGGCAATTTATGAAACATTTACGCCATAAGTTTCCTACAGCTACCCTTTATCTTCAAGTCAGGCCGTGTAAATTTTTACATTTAAGGCGCGCCGTTCTTCAGCAAACACTTGATCTTCAGGTGTCAGTCCCTTTCCTGGGAGGTTTATGAGCAGCGAAAAGAAGAATATCGTGGTCCTTGGGGCTGGCTTCGCAGGGGTGGAATTCTGCAAGTCTTTTAATGCACCAGGGTGCGAAGTAACTTTGGTCGACCGTCAAAATCATCACTTGTTTCAGCCTTTGATCTACCAAGTGGCTACCACGGGAATGTCTGACAGTGCGGTTGCAGTGCCCGTCCGTAAAATTTTTAAAGATCGCTCGGATATTCGTGTCCTCAAAGGTGAGGTAACGCAGGTAGCCTTGACTGAAAAGAAGGTTGTATTAGACGACAGCAACGAGCTGCCCTTCGATTATCTGGTCATCGCCACCGGAGCTAAGACGAGCTACTTTGGTAAGGACCAATGGGCTGAGCATGCACCGGGCATGAAGAGTTTGGACGAGGCTAATCATCTCAGAAACACGGTCTTGAGTAACTTCGAGAAAGCTGAGCTTGAGACCGACCCCGTCGAAAAGGAAAAGCTGTTAACCATCGCACTCGTCGGTGGCGGTCCCACCGGAGTAGAGCTCGCTGGAGCATTTTCTGAGTATATCAATCAAGTCGCATCTAGCGACTATAGCACGTTTGGCCCAAAGGATGTAAAAATTATCCTCATCGAAGCCATGGCGCGCGTGCTGCCTCCGTTTACCGAGGAAAATTCTGCCCGGGCTCTGAAGCAGCTTCAACAGCTCGGTGTCGATGTGCGACTGAACCACATGGTGAAAAACATCGAGCCCGGCATACTGCACTTCGAAGACAGCAAAATCGAATCAAAGAACATTTTTTGGACCGCAGGTGTTGGGCCGGGTAAGTGGACTTCTAAGCTCGGCGTCGACACGGACCGCGCGGGCCGTATTGTCGTGGCAACTGATTGCAGCCTGCCAGGCCATAAAAACGTCTTTGCTATCGGCGACGTAGCTGCGATGACGGACGTTGTGGAAACACGCGTCCCTGGTGTCGCACCAGCTGCGGTTCAGATGGGCCAATTTACCGCCAAGTTGATCGCTGCCGAAGTGAGTAATCCTGCGAGCCGCGATAACGCCCCAGGCTTCAAGTATTTTGATAAAGGGGCGATGGCTATCATCGGAAAGGGCAAAGCCGTGCTGCAGACTGGCAGTAAGAAACTCCAGTTTGGTGGCCCCCTCGCTTGGTTGGGTTGGCTGACGGTTCACGTCCTTTACTTAGCAGGTGGAAAAAACAAGTCTGGGGCCATCCTCACTTGGATGTATTCATACCTCTTCAACAAACGCGGAAACCGTTTGATCACTGGCCAAGACGAAACCTTTTCCCACAAGTGGGAGGGCTAAGGCCAAGCTTTCACTTTATTAGGTAGGATTTTGACCTCCCCTTTCTAGGGAAAGGAACGCTTTAAAAAAACGTCTGCGTAGAGTGATGGCCATCGCCTGACTCGAGCTTTGACCCGTTCCTCGGTAATTGCTCTTGCAATCACCCCACGGTAAAAACGCAATCGGTCAGTAAACAGAAAACTCGGACGCGCAAAACGGGTTAGCTACCCGACATCGATACCGTATTGCTCAATGCGTTTACGCAAGGTGGTGCGCGTGATACCAAGAAACTGGGCTGCTTTTACCTGATTGCCTTTCTCAGCCAAGAGGATCCGGCGGATTAATGCTTCCTCGATCTGCGTCAGCACGCTATCTGATTCGCTAGAGCGAAATGAGTCAAACAGGGCATCAAACAGCGTTTGGATATCTAGATCTTTCGCTTTGTTATGGTCACTACTAGACTCGGCAATTCCCGCGTCTTCCGCCTCAGACAAGCTTTCTCCACCTGTGTTCGGGAACGGCGGACGCGATGAAGACTCGGCGGAAGAAACGACTTCTACTGGAAGATCTTTGACGAGAATTGCTTCGCCTCCCGCAATTACCGCTGAGCGATAGATGACATTCTCAAGTTCACGCACATTGCCCGGCCATTTGTGGCGCGTGAGGACGGTGAGCGCTTCCGCGGAGATTCGCTTCACCTGAGTCTTTCGCTCATTGCGCAAGCGTTGGATCATAAACTCAACGAGCTGGGGGATGTCCTGGCCGCGCTCGCGCAGTGACGGTAGGCGCAGTCGCACCACATTGAGGCGATAATACAGGTCCTCCCGAAAAGTCTTTTCAGAGACCATCTCCTC includes:
- a CDS encoding SUMF1/EgtB/PvdO family nonheme iron enzyme, which translates into the protein MFKILLKIFGVLLLIGLVLGGTYTATLLGPKKVDRSSSLTRSTEKQEEAEALIERSRQLELEFDAFTNDREPTRAELDKLREAVALIDNARAITTFYEADLVDRQESMLATYQDGMARLLKADSEDEEQSAISFEKEGKIQEAQFAYRRAYNLQLRANSEYTGSRFVDVGRATRLSRKITSLEAEPIYRSSLENEEAARNAFEGGDWIQARQFLRMAILEQQRLNQEFRGTQQASMTRLSRLETLDVTYRSAQAYSQVEKRIKEAEELFALRSWEDAARVFDDARRRQRKINEAFPDSAYASTERVLELEGRRQSALSKPFYQEIIAGVALIDVALKQREVNAAIRTIQQISETSDLMRNDFPRHGHDLDEIVLKLAYLNVNQGRIPEIHQWVDTNSAPIPNRSNLRLANREVNQQLYTWIMGNNPSTYFGEELHVSSISFAEAQTFCQRLGWLLGAPVRLPSVEEYRLALGEVSLAEIVSSQRGLDDPATQPSGYGDANQYGFYNLLGNVAEWISATEVFGGDASMTPEQLVAVPVETIAVGTTSRLIGLRFLVEAP
- a CDS encoding twitching motility protein PilT, with amino-acid sequence MRRTILVLRICFVLASLIAGGLIAYLNSDDQAWVTVLVAFLLSVFVVLVDVLLKGFSIRGLTAASLGLAMGALISFLVGTSPFFEPLESDPDLGPNVYLVRLILFCALSYICAVIALRGKDELNMIIPYVRFSKQEHRANLAVVDTSALIDGRLARICESGWMGFALVVPQFVIDELHGIAESKDSSKRAKGQHGIETLNLIRQMDQVDLQVPDSDIEKGTDVEAKVLFLAESMNACLLTIDINLAKLAELRGIPWLNVQDLARALQKEVIVGDRFEIDLVKQGRESDQAVGFISDGSMVVVGQASQHIGSRVSCEVESILPTTGGRMMFAKYLADPVSV
- a CDS encoding purine nucleoside permease; this translates as MNVRNHLNLCSFAALLASLIAPLEAQETNPIPIKAVIVAMFEIGEDTGDRPAEFQFWVERFPLEETIPFPAGFRDLRFNRDKGVLGMVTGIGTARSTASIMALGMDPRFDLTEAYWLVAGISGIDPEDASLGSAAWADWLIDGDLSHHIDAREIEPGWETGYIPLRKSSPYEMPLQDDLEGVVFKLEPDFVEFAYQLTKDVEIPDTEAMQILRAKYDGYPMAQKPPFVLKGDQLAAMTFWHGKLMNDWANDWTDYFTDGKGEFVTSAMEDTGTYTSLERLTLAGKADVSRLLVLRTASNFTMQYPGISAAASLSGEKKGGYSAFIPSLEAAYRVGKPVIDFILDDWETYRKRLPNPSDLD
- a CDS encoding tRNA glutamyl-Q synthetase, whose translation is MTDSTVKSNQSPAVYRGRIAPTPTGFLHLGHYSTFFEAYARCRAENGILIFRDEDIDRQRCTKEFADAAMEDLRKVGLDWDAGPDIGGADSPYRQSERHQRGDYLQGWRKLVQDGFLYPSPQSRKEISQSAKLAPSGEHLFPPAWRTDKPRNVDKPGTVNWRFRVPDGREICFDDQNMGFQRFVAGQDFGDFLVWRRDGWPAYELAVVIDDLAMTITEVVRGADLLLSTARQILIYEALGCSPPAFYHCSLVMGSDGNRLAKRAGSLALRTLLDAGKDPSEILAHSLPIQP
- a CDS encoding DEAD/DEAH box helicase, producing MTFKQLRLNRKLVKALAAKGYESPTPIQEQAIPHILKQSDMIGSAQTGTGKTAAFALPTIHLLKRHKKKHRSLVLTPTRELAVQVYEQFEAYSNLTGIKLAIIYGGVGYQQQLDQLRAPADVVIATPGRLLDHEEKGNIHLNEVEILILDEVDRMLDLGFIDDVRRIEKLCSHKKRQTLLFSATIPESVRKLSSWALEDPVEVIIGERKSPAATVDHSVYPVDPLQKFDLMVALIEGMEIESLIVFTRTRIGADRITRWLKEHDYQVSVMHSDLKQTDRLQALRDFKEGETNILVATDIASRGLDIKGVTHVINYDVPQHAEDYVHRIGRTGRANTQGVAITLASPEENPELMRIEKYIDGELDRRKLEEFPYRYDPLPAKPKPKRKKRNRGFQ
- a CDS encoding NAD(P)/FAD-dependent oxidoreductase, yielding MSSEKKNIVVLGAGFAGVEFCKSFNAPGCEVTLVDRQNHHLFQPLIYQVATTGMSDSAVAVPVRKIFKDRSDIRVLKGEVTQVALTEKKVVLDDSNELPFDYLVIATGAKTSYFGKDQWAEHAPGMKSLDEANHLRNTVLSNFEKAELETDPVEKEKLLTIALVGGGPTGVELAGAFSEYINQVASSDYSTFGPKDVKIILIEAMARVLPPFTEENSARALKQLQQLGVDVRLNHMVKNIEPGILHFEDSKIESKNIFWTAGVGPGKWTSKLGVDTDRAGRIVVATDCSLPGHKNVFAIGDVAAMTDVVETRVPGVAPAAVQMGQFTAKLIAAEVSNPASRDNAPGFKYFDKGAMAIIGKGKAVLQTGSKKLQFGGPLAWLGWLTVHVLYLAGGKNKSGAILTWMYSYLFNKRGNRLITGQDETFSHKWEG